A genomic segment from Comamonas terrigena NBRC 13299 encodes:
- a CDS encoding holin codes for MGLKTDTVVEAAGSAAFGQKITAGGAVGAAGGWFFSSEFAAVAGLVIAVVGLLINWHYRRVEAGFKREENARQQREHEARMRKLQGECHE; via the coding sequence ATGGGACTCAAAACAGACACCGTTGTGGAAGCCGCTGGCAGCGCCGCCTTTGGCCAGAAGATCACCGCCGGTGGCGCAGTGGGCGCCGCAGGTGGCTGGTTCTTCTCCAGCGAATTCGCTGCCGTGGCCGGCCTGGTCATTGCCGTGGTGGGCCTGCTCATCAACTGGCACTACCGCCGCGTGGAAGCCGGTTTCAAGCGCGAAGAAAACGCCCGCCAGCAGCGGGAACACGAAGCCCGCATGCGCAAACTTCAGGGGGAATGCCATGAATAA
- a CDS encoding GPW/gp25 family protein has protein sequence MMDRTTGRRITGIAHLRQSIVDILTTPLGSRLERRTYGSILLSLMDAPANSITRLRCYAAIASALMNWEPRLRVTRVGLDFGPDPGQATLALEGDYKGRSVSLSAALPLRGAA, from the coding sequence ATGATGGACCGCACCACAGGCCGCCGTATCACCGGCATTGCGCACCTTCGCCAATCCATTGTGGACATCCTGACCACGCCGCTCGGCTCCCGGCTGGAGCGGCGCACCTACGGCAGCATCCTGCTCAGCCTGATGGATGCCCCTGCCAACTCCATCACCCGCCTGCGCTGCTATGCCGCCATTGCCAGCGCGCTGATGAACTGGGAACCCCGCTTGCGCGTCACCCGGGTGGGATTGGACTTTGGCCCGGACCCCGGCCAGGCCACCCTGGCGCTGGAGGGTGATTACAAAGGCCGCAGCGTCAGCCTTTCCGCCGCCCTGCCGCTACGGGGTGCTGCATGA
- a CDS encoding baseplate assembly protein, with protein sequence MSVDLSQLPAPNVVLPLDFEAEFARLKAQVVADMADDYPEMADVLELESEPATKILQRWAYENVAMQARINDSAKAVMLAYAVGEDLDVAAANNGVQRLVGETDGQLRRRAQMAFEGLTVAGSHGSYIFHGLGADADVLDAMPITTTPGTVRVYVLSRVGDGTASPELLEKVLAALSPDDVRPQNDTVEVASAEVLHFTVKALLRLYPGPASASALERAGAVLAAYLASCRRLGYDVAESGIKGALHVQGVQKVALETPVADVVVEPHQVAYCTSVDIQPAEGSYV encoded by the coding sequence ATGAGTGTGGATCTGTCCCAACTTCCAGCCCCCAATGTGGTGCTGCCGCTGGACTTTGAAGCCGAATTTGCGCGCCTCAAAGCCCAGGTGGTCGCCGACATGGCAGACGACTATCCAGAAATGGCCGACGTGCTGGAACTGGAGTCCGAACCCGCCACCAAGATCCTGCAGCGCTGGGCCTATGAAAACGTGGCCATGCAGGCACGCATCAACGACAGCGCAAAGGCCGTCATGCTTGCCTATGCCGTGGGCGAAGATCTGGACGTGGCCGCCGCCAATAACGGCGTGCAGCGCCTGGTGGGTGAAACCGACGGCCAACTGCGCCGCCGCGCACAGATGGCGTTTGAAGGGCTGACCGTCGCCGGCAGCCACGGCAGCTACATCTTTCACGGTCTGGGCGCGGATGCCGATGTGCTGGACGCCATGCCCATCACCACCACCCCGGGAACCGTCCGGGTATATGTGCTCTCCCGCGTGGGCGATGGAACTGCCAGCCCGGAACTGCTGGAGAAAGTCCTTGCAGCCCTGAGCCCGGACGATGTGCGCCCCCAGAACGACACCGTCGAGGTCGCCTCGGCCGAAGTACTGCACTTCACCGTCAAGGCGCTGCTGCGCCTGTATCCCGGCCCCGCCAGTGCTTCCGCGCTGGAACGTGCGGGCGCCGTCCTGGCTGCCTACCTGGCCAGCTGCCGCCGCCTGGGGTATGACGTGGCAGAAAGCGGCATCAAGGGCGCCTTGCATGTCCAAGGCGTACAAAAGGTGGCACTCGAAACGCCGGTTGCCGACGTGGTGGTCGAACCCCATCAGGTGGCCTACTGCACCAGCGTGGACATCCAGCCTGCAGAGGGCAGCTATGTCTGA
- a CDS encoding phage baseplate assembly protein V: MSDQAPEHSPVELYRLLANLIREGRVEEVRPGRPARCRVRAGELLTNWVPWISLAAGGGQQTRHWRVPAIGEPCLLFSPEGDLGQASALVGSFSEDMPQGSESADVERHDFSATDYWEHNRQDDTLVLDIAQAITLRVGTSTLHITPEGTTLTTPEYTVDSAQTTFTGAATVEGLFTFNAGIAGKAGASGKNSVQGGMDFEGGQINHDGKNIGGTHAHPDPHGGNTEGPQ; this comes from the coding sequence ATGTCCGATCAAGCGCCAGAACACAGCCCGGTAGAGCTGTACCGCCTGCTTGCCAACCTCATCCGTGAGGGGCGTGTGGAAGAAGTGCGCCCTGGCCGCCCTGCGCGCTGCCGGGTACGCGCCGGCGAACTGCTGACCAACTGGGTGCCCTGGATCAGCCTGGCCGCCGGCGGCGGCCAGCAGACCCGCCACTGGCGCGTTCCGGCCATTGGTGAGCCCTGCCTGCTGTTTTCTCCGGAAGGCGATCTGGGCCAGGCGTCCGCCCTGGTGGGCAGCTTCAGCGAAGACATGCCCCAAGGCTCCGAGAGTGCTGATGTGGAGCGGCACGACTTCAGCGCCACCGACTACTGGGAACACAATCGCCAGGACGACACCCTGGTGCTGGACATTGCCCAGGCCATCACCCTGCGGGTGGGTACATCCACCCTGCATATCACGCCGGAAGGCACCACGCTGACCACCCCCGAGTACACGGTGGACAGTGCGCAAACCACCTTCACCGGCGCAGCCACCGTGGAGGGTTTGTTCACCTTCAACGCAGGCATCGCAGGCAAAGCAGGCGCCAGCGGCAAAAACTCTGTGCAAGGCGGCATGGACTTTGAAGGCGGCCAGATCAACCACGACGGCAAGAACATCGGCGGCACCCACGCCCACCCAGATCCGCACGGCGGCAACACCGAGGGCCCGCAATGA
- a CDS encoding head completion/stabilization protein — MNGFIVTANPPAATQEPVVSNGTWFPDMDPVKVRNACRLDGTVTADRLRPALMDAMLSVNAELQEWADEQRTRWGYACLANVPAPQMDGESAKVLYYRRAVHACLQADLAEAYRNLSTIPAGSGKADRVLEDLAIQVDQHRRNQRWAIADLLARPRCTVDLL; from the coding sequence ATGAATGGATTCATCGTCACAGCCAACCCGCCAGCGGCCACGCAAGAGCCCGTGGTCAGCAATGGCACCTGGTTCCCAGACATGGACCCGGTCAAGGTGCGCAACGCCTGCCGGCTGGATGGCACTGTCACGGCCGACCGCCTGCGCCCTGCCCTGATGGACGCCATGCTCAGCGTCAATGCAGAGCTGCAGGAATGGGCGGACGAACAGCGCACCCGCTGGGGCTATGCCTGCCTGGCCAATGTGCCTGCGCCCCAGATGGATGGCGAAAGCGCCAAAGTCCTCTACTACCGCCGCGCTGTGCACGCCTGCCTGCAGGCCGATCTGGCAGAGGCCTACCGCAACCTCTCCACCATCCCTGCGGGCTCCGGTAAGGCAGACCGCGTGCTGGAAGACCTGGCCATCCAGGTAGACCAGCACCGCCGCAACCAGCGCTGGGCCATTGCAGATCTGCTGGCCCGCCCGCGCTGCACCGTGGATCTGCTGTAA
- a CDS encoding phage virion morphogenesis protein, translating to MADDLLRLEDWLSPLIARLQPAERRQLAREVAISVRKANQQSMAAQQSPDGQAWEPRKNRSRDAKGRLRQGPMFRRMRMARHLRTKAFTDSAVVQFIGRAERIARVHHFGLRDRVTPGGAEYSYPERPLIGISQDQLEQLRDIILNRLAGS from the coding sequence ATGGCAGACGATCTGCTCCGGCTGGAGGATTGGCTCAGCCCCCTGATTGCGCGCCTGCAACCAGCAGAGCGCCGCCAGCTTGCCCGGGAAGTGGCCATCAGCGTGCGCAAGGCCAACCAGCAATCCATGGCCGCCCAGCAAAGCCCGGACGGTCAAGCCTGGGAACCACGCAAGAACCGCAGCCGTGATGCCAAAGGCCGCCTGCGCCAAGGCCCCATGTTCCGCCGCATGCGTATGGCGCGCCACCTGCGCACCAAGGCATTTACAGACTCTGCCGTGGTGCAGTTCATTGGCCGGGCAGAACGCATTGCCCGTGTGCACCACTTTGGCCTGCGCGACCGCGTGACACCAGGCGGCGCCGAGTACAGCTACCCGGAGCGACCGCTTATAGGCATCAGCCAGGACCAGTTGGAGCAACTGCGCGACATCATCCTGAACCGCCTCGCCGGCAGCTGA
- a CDS encoding tail protein X has product MATQIRTQQGETVDALCWRHYGRTRALVEAVMQANPGLTRHGLVLPQGLLVTMPDIPVPQTKPTVQLWD; this is encoded by the coding sequence ATGGCCACGCAAATCCGCACCCAACAAGGCGAAACGGTAGACGCACTGTGCTGGCGCCACTACGGCCGCACCCGCGCCTTGGTGGAAGCCGTCATGCAGGCCAACCCTGGCCTGACCCGCCACGGCCTGGTGTTGCCGCAGGGGCTGCTGGTCACCATGCCGGACATTCCGGTGCCCCAAACCAAACCCACCGTGCAGCTGTGGGACTGA
- a CDS encoding phage tail protein has product MSTYYTLLTNLGAALHANAQVMQTTVPWTHMCLGDGGGAPVVPVQTQTALKREVHRLAITDIAQHPDNPNWLIVEAVVPSDVGGWTVRETAIYGGANGAQCIAVGNYPETYKPVLAEGAAREMVMRMVVEISSTATVKLTIDPAVAIASRAWVESLVATPQKRGLIKLATVDESKEGVRPDVAVTPEGLSAALETRQKALGDGQTRSAGAGYLENITYPNPVQRTCEVRVTGTTNAANGGAQIQVNGVAKAIASSPLTVGFVSTSVILLKGETFKVVRSSMGEFQIEVIA; this is encoded by the coding sequence GTGAGCACCTATTACACCCTCCTCACCAACCTGGGCGCAGCGCTGCATGCCAATGCCCAGGTCATGCAAACCACCGTGCCCTGGACACACATGTGCCTGGGCGACGGCGGCGGCGCCCCCGTGGTGCCGGTGCAAACGCAGACCGCCCTCAAGCGCGAAGTGCACCGCCTCGCCATCACCGACATTGCCCAGCACCCGGACAACCCCAACTGGCTGATTGTGGAAGCCGTGGTCCCCAGCGACGTGGGCGGCTGGACCGTGCGCGAAACCGCCATCTACGGCGGCGCCAATGGCGCGCAATGCATTGCCGTGGGCAACTACCCGGAAACCTACAAGCCCGTGCTGGCCGAGGGTGCCGCCCGCGAGATGGTCATGCGCATGGTGGTGGAAATCAGCAGCACCGCCACCGTCAAGCTCACCATCGACCCGGCCGTAGCCATCGCCAGCCGTGCCTGGGTGGAAAGCCTGGTGGCCACCCCGCAAAAGCGCGGCCTGATCAAACTGGCAACGGTGGATGAATCCAAGGAAGGTGTGCGCCCGGATGTGGCCGTCACGCCGGAGGGGCTGAGCGCTGCACTGGAGACTCGGCAAAAAGCCCTGGGTGACGGGCAAACCCGCTCAGCCGGCGCCGGGTACCTTGAAAACATCACATACCCCAACCCCGTGCAGCGGACTTGTGAGGTGCGTGTAACGGGAACCACCAATGCAGCCAATGGCGGCGCACAGATTCAAGTCAATGGCGTGGCTAAAGCCATTGCCTCCAGCCCTCTGACCGTGGGCTTTGTTTCCACATCCGTCATCTTGCTCAAAGGCGAGACTTTCAAAGTCGTCCGCTCGAGCATGGGTGAATTTCAGATCGAGGTCATCGCATGA
- a CDS encoding phage tail protein I, whose amino-acid sequence MSDAHLLPPNATPLERAMARAGRLRHTPEVIRTLWSPWDCPLLLLPWLAWAWSVDEWDLAWTEAQQRAMVAASMRLHQKKGTTWAVREALLRSGLESVRVIEHPEGAHWAEFDVDVAVVDRPLTQAAMERAAALIQEYKRQACVLRTLRTSLQTRGTVTVGMQLLAGDTTTVYPMQSKDITPAALAQGWAFAAHDALTTTIYPMH is encoded by the coding sequence ATGTCTGATGCCCACCTGTTGCCCCCCAACGCCACCCCGCTGGAGCGTGCCATGGCCAGGGCCGGCCGCCTGCGGCACACGCCGGAAGTCATCCGCACGCTGTGGAGCCCCTGGGACTGCCCCCTCCTCCTGCTGCCCTGGCTGGCCTGGGCCTGGAGCGTGGACGAATGGGACTTGGCCTGGACCGAAGCCCAGCAACGCGCCATGGTGGCCGCCTCCATGCGCCTGCACCAAAAGAAAGGCACCACCTGGGCCGTGCGCGAAGCCCTGCTGCGCAGCGGCCTGGAAAGCGTGCGCGTCATTGAACACCCCGAGGGCGCCCACTGGGCCGAATTCGATGTGGATGTGGCCGTGGTGGACCGCCCGCTCACCCAGGCCGCCATGGAACGCGCCGCTGCGCTGATCCAGGAATACAAGCGCCAGGCCTGCGTGCTGCGCACCCTGCGCACCAGCCTGCAAACCCGCGGCACCGTCACCGTGGGCATGCAGCTGCTGGCTGGCGACACCACCACCGTCTACCCCATGCAGTCAAAAGACATCACCCCCGCAGCGCTTGCGCAGGGCTGGGCCTTTGCCGCACATGACGCCCTGACCACCACCATCTACCCCATGCACTAA
- the gpM gene encoding phage terminase small subunit, whose protein sequence is MPQTPAQRHRARILAAQQAAQAAAADPHGPMQGAEHELMLAQLHAHLRTLKAIQSVEKKIEAKRTMLADFDNYLDGVLEADAGAQDPVVTTLLVWHLDVGNWRQGLQLAGYCLRHGLQLPDQYQRNLPTLLLDDISEAAIAGKLAGTDAMVALAQVDELTKDHDTHDQARAKLHKAIGWAAMGKTATHDVDAKQLQREQVAIALPQLQRAIALHVQIGVKKDVERLERRWKELQAQTPADQAPD, encoded by the coding sequence ATGCCCCAGACACCCGCCCAGCGGCACCGCGCCCGCATCCTTGCTGCCCAGCAGGCCGCCCAGGCGGCGGCTGCAGACCCCCATGGCCCCATGCAGGGGGCTGAACACGAACTGATGCTGGCCCAGCTCCACGCCCACCTACGCACACTCAAGGCCATTCAGTCCGTGGAAAAGAAGATCGAAGCCAAGCGCACCATGCTGGCCGACTTCGATAACTACCTGGATGGCGTGCTGGAGGCCGACGCCGGCGCCCAGGACCCCGTGGTCACCACCCTGCTGGTGTGGCACCTGGACGTGGGGAATTGGCGCCAGGGCCTGCAGCTGGCCGGCTATTGCCTGCGCCACGGCCTGCAGCTGCCCGACCAGTACCAGCGCAACCTGCCCACCCTGCTGCTGGACGACATCAGCGAAGCCGCCATTGCCGGCAAGCTGGCCGGTACCGACGCCATGGTGGCGCTGGCCCAGGTGGATGAACTCACCAAAGACCACGACACCCATGACCAGGCCCGCGCCAAGCTGCACAAGGCCATCGGCTGGGCCGCCATGGGCAAGACCGCCACGCATGACGTGGACGCCAAACAGCTGCAGCGTGAGCAAGTGGCCATTGCCCTGCCCCAGCTGCAGCGCGCCATCGCCCTGCATGTGCAGATCGGCGTCAAAAAAGATGTGGAACGCCTGGAACGCCGCTGGAAAGAACTGCAAGCGCAGACCCCAGCCGACCAGGCACCCGACTGA
- a CDS encoding glycoside hydrolase family protein has protein sequence MNKRTPASALGLTAAILLAWIGHEGFTAAPTIPTKGDVPTIGHGATHYEDGRRVTMADPPITRQRAGELAANLLQNTYVACVKRSLGETPMHPVEFEQAVDFAGQYGCTNWWNSTMRAQYVAGNYGPACQAYLRYKFAAGYDCSTPGNKRCMGVWTRQLARHAACTGVL, from the coding sequence ATGAATAAGCGCACCCCTGCCTCCGCCCTGGGCCTGACCGCCGCCATCCTGCTCGCCTGGATCGGGCATGAAGGCTTCACCGCCGCCCCCACCATCCCCACCAAGGGCGATGTGCCCACCATCGGCCACGGCGCCACCCACTATGAAGACGGCCGCCGCGTCACCATGGCAGATCCGCCCATCACCCGCCAGCGTGCGGGTGAGCTGGCCGCCAACCTGCTGCAGAACACCTACGTGGCCTGCGTCAAGCGCAGCCTGGGCGAAACGCCCATGCACCCCGTGGAGTTTGAACAGGCGGTGGACTTCGCTGGCCAGTACGGCTGCACCAACTGGTGGAACAGCACCATGCGCGCCCAGTACGTGGCCGGCAACTACGGCCCGGCCTGCCAGGCCTACCTGCGCTACAAGTTCGCAGCCGGGTATGACTGCAGCACCCCGGGCAACAAGCGCTGCATGGGGGTGTGGACCCGCCAGCTCGCGCGCCACGCCGCATGCACGGGGGTGCTGTGA
- a CDS encoding phage tail protein, giving the protein MRKPPSLRAHLTAALPEFARDPERLMMFVLDGRIATTGTAALGWQWHYTLRTVLCDFTGHPDAAVGPILVWLRAHQSDLLNNPQSKGQAIRIQAEYLNTQALDLVLDLQLTESVHACTLEGGAPGAFELLHRAEPPGPADMPHDPVTSLYLNGQQLAAWPPLAP; this is encoded by the coding sequence ATGCGCAAACCCCCTAGCCTGCGCGCCCACCTCACCGCCGCGCTGCCGGAATTCGCCCGCGACCCCGAACGGCTGATGATGTTCGTGCTCGATGGTCGCATTGCCACCACCGGCACCGCCGCCCTGGGCTGGCAGTGGCACTACACCCTGCGCACCGTGCTGTGCGACTTCACCGGCCACCCGGACGCGGCGGTGGGCCCCATCCTTGTCTGGCTCCGTGCCCACCAGTCCGACCTGCTGAACAATCCCCAGTCCAAGGGGCAGGCCATCCGCATCCAGGCGGAATACCTCAATACCCAGGCGCTGGATCTGGTGCTGGATCTGCAGCTCACCGAATCCGTGCACGCCTGCACCCTGGAAGGCGGTGCACCTGGTGCGTTTGAGCTGCTGCACCGGGCAGAGCCACCCGGCCCGGCAGACATGCCACACGACCCGGTCACCTCGCTCTACCTCAACGGCCAGCAGTTGGCGGCCTGGCCACCGCTGGCCCCCTGA